TCCTCTCGACGTCCATCGGGCCGCTCCGCTCCGCTCGGCCGGCCGGCAGCCGCATAGCCCTGACGTCGCAGCCCGCGTCCCCGGTGACGTCACATCCGCGTCGCCCTGACGTCACAGCCGCGAGGCTCCGTGACGTCACGGAAAAGCTCGGGCGCCGGTGGCAACGGCTGAGGGCGGCCCGGTCTGACCCGTCCCCTCAACCGGGCCAGCCCAGATAACACAGGGTCACAGCGGGCCAGCCCAGATAACCCAGGGTCACAGCGGGCCAGCCCAGATAACACGGTGACACAGCGCATTAGCACAAGTAACCCAGGGTCACAGTGGGTTAGCACAGGTAACCCAGGGTCAAGCAGGTTAGCACAGGTAACCCAGGGTCACAGCAGGTTAGCACAGGTAACCCAGGGTCACAGTGGGTTAGCACAGGTAACCCAGGGTCAAGCAGGTTAGCACAGGTAACCCAGGGTCACAGCAGGTTAGCACAGGTAACCCAGGGTCACAGCAGGTTAGCACAGGTAGCCCAGGGTCACAGCGAGTTAGTACAGGTAACCCAGGGTCAGCTCAGGTCATCCCAGGTAACTCTGGGCACAGCAAGTCACCTTgggacccagcgcaaattggaggaaccgcatctcatttcgcttgggcagcttacaccccagtggtatgaacattgacttctctaacttcgagtaacccttgctttccctctctctccatcccctcccctttccagttctccgcccagtcttactgtcttcgactacattttatctctgtttgctttgttgttatcttctcccaactaacaatgatctattatacattttctttgttctccattccatttgtcctattttcacaccttgcacatcCTTATCCATACACTTCCTTATTTAtgttcctcctgacatcagtctgaagaagggtctcgacccgaaacgtcacccattccttctctccagaaatgctccgtgttccgctgagttactccaacattttgtgtctatctttgatttaaacaaacatctacagttccttcatacacatcggGTCATAGCAGATCAGCCCAGGTAACCTAGGGCCACAGTAGGTCAGCATAGGTAACCTCGGATCAGCCTAGGTAACCCCAGGTCATAGCGGGTCAAGGCAGATTAACCGAGGCAACCTAAGGTCACAGCAGATGAGCCCAGGTCACAGCTGCTCAGCCCAGGTACCCCGGGTTAGCTCAGGTAACACTGGGCACAGCGAGTTAGTCCAGGTAATTCTGGATCACAGCAGGCTAACCCAAGTAACCCTGGGTCAGCTACGTTACTCTCAGTCTCAGTGAATCAGataagtcaaacatgatttccctttgtaAGTGCATATTGACTCTGTTCAGTCACATATTATTTTCTAAGTGCCTTGCTATCACTTTATTGTAAATTTTAACACTTTCCCAACTACTCGTGTCAGTAATTGGACACCATTCATTTACAATCGAGATAAATAATTTGCTTGATGAAATAACTTGATTGAAATATAGACTACTCTTTCAAGTTTAAAAGAATGACTggtgatcttattaaaacatgtaaaattctgagGGATGGATACTGTGAGAATGTTTCCCCCTGTGAAGCACTATCAAAATTTCCTCTCTCAAagggttgtgaatctttgaaattctctttCCCAGAGCTGTGGTGGTGGCGCATtcatggtggagattgacagatatttaCACCACAAGGGAGGCAAGAGATATGCAAAGAGAGCAGAAAGTGTGTTGGGGCAATGATGGGTCATccatgattttattaaatggtCAGGCAGGTCTGAGGGGCAGATTGGCCAGCTCCTATTACTATCTTCTTTAACCAGCATGAACGTCGTTGGAGCTGATTCCTTAATTGGACTACATGTTGTTTGCATTCCCAGCCTGCTCTCTGAATGGCTTTGCTGAAGGTCATGTGTCACCAAGTAGCTAAATATACCGCAGGCAGATTGCCAGAGCCATGAGAGGACTGGAAAAGCGAGGTGCCTATAAGAGCGTGGTTTAAAGAATAATCAGGAATACTGATCTCTGAACAGGTACAaatactgtaggaaaataactgcagatgctggtttaaatcgaaggtagacacaaaaggctggagtaactcagcaggtcaggcagcatttcaagagagaaggaatgggcgacgtttcgggtcaagatccttcttcgagtctgaagaagggtctcgacccaaaacgtcacccattccttctctcctgagatgttgcctgacccgctgagttactccagcctttgtgtctacctaggtacAAATACTGAGCTGCTCTGGTTCTCTATAATTCAGTCACTGAAAAGCATCCCAGACATTTGACAAGAACAGCTGCAGCCTGAAACTAAACATGTCCCCTAATGTTTGTTGTATATACTATACCATTTTTAAGCTTTGGAGACCAATTTCTGTTTCCAGAAAGTTGCTTTTTGTGATTTAAGAAGCAGATTCTTTAACAGAAGTTTCTGAACATTTTTGCTATGcagttgccttttgtaaatcattGTTTGAACACATCCTTGAATGTTTTCTTCCCGCCACCCTGTAATGTTCCCCATGATGGAGCTCAGAATAGAGTGTCTTCTGTTTCGGGCAATGACATAGCCCATCAAAAATAACCAACAGTGTGTAAGGACAACCTTGCTGCTGGGGATGTAGCTTGGCAGAGATCACTCCCCTTGCTTCACTTGCCCTTCCAGTAAATTTGGTGGACTTTGCAGCATTATTAGTATTTTTCCAGTGTCTTTGCTCCTCAATTTATTCTATGCATGGACAATTTTCACAACCAGGGAACCAATATGATGTATTTTTAATAAATGCCTGCAATAAATGATGCACAATTTATTAGGTATGAACAGTGAAGTCTGTGACAGCTGATAGGTTAGGAATTTGGTTCTGATCTTAGCTGTGTTTTATTTCtgccctctataagatcacagggCAAGTGAATTCAGTGTGAAACCATCGGTTCTTCCTGCACACATGAAGACGATGAAGAACCAGGAAACACCACATGAGCCCGATGGTCTGGAACCAGCGATAGAGAGTCCCAAAGAGCAGGGCACAGGCAAGGAACCTTCACCCTCCCACGgggcagaggagggaggaggCACGGAGGTGGCAGAACCTGAAGGATTCCGGTTCTATCATATGGACCTCTATGAACCTCGGGAATGCTTGGAGATTTTTGCAGACAAACAATCAACATCCAAAGTGGCAGCCCTGCAGGATACAGCACAAGGTGTCCTGCATATTGAGGAACAGCTTGTAGCAGAGGGACTCCCTGTGGATCTGCTGAGCCATGACATCTACAGAGAGGACCCTGGCTGTTTGCCTTTTCCAGAAGCAGAGTCTGGTACTAGTCAGAACCTAATGGAATTTACCAACATCCTCCCATTGCAAAAGCAGTTTGATCCCTTCCAGCAAATTGTGGATTACTCAGAAAGCGCAAGTCAGTGCAGTGaagggctcttcagcccaatatCAGAGCGAAGCATTTTTGAAGAGTCTGAGACAGAGGGTACTGCAGCCAAGTTTGGAGATGATGTGGCAGAGAGCATCAGAGATCTCGGAAGCCCGAGAAACAACGCTTCCAAGGAGACAGAATTGGAGCCAGATGACCAGGAGACTGCCCAGGACACAACCCCCGATGTTTATTGTCAGTCATGCGATATTCCAATTCCCGCTTTTGAGAAGCTTTTTGGATTCCATAAACATCACAGCGTGATCCTATTAGCAGAGGCCGCAGTAGTTGCCAAGGTACGTATGACAAACCAATCCCACGATGCTGAAGAGCAGAGACCTCAGAGCTCTGCAATGGCTGAGGATATTGTTGGCAAGGCAAGTGGTTGTTGGCTGTAGCTCTTTCCCTGGGAAGAGAAGGGTAGGGGGAAGCTGCCCACTCAAACCAGTCCAGTCCATGTGATGTTTTGTGCTTCCACAGCGCTTTTGAGTAGGAATGGGATTCCATCCCAGACACAAGAACTAGACACAAGAACCAGACACAAGCTGAGGAAATACAGGAAGAAAAGACTGCACATATTCTGCAGATTATGCAACActggtggagagagaaaaaaagttaatgGTTCACTTTGATGGCCTTCCATCAGAACAAGATAAAGAGCTACTTAGCCTTGATGGGGCTCCTTCAGCACTGTATGATCCACTGATTTCACAATTGACATTTCAAACCCTGATTTATTTCAGAGTTTTGTGGCTTTTTTCCAGCTCGAGTGTCAGAACAATCTGAAGAAGTTGGAGCAGCAACTGATACAGATGGAGACATTTTCTAACCACCTGCAGGAAATCTTTGTTACCGTTGAAGTAAGAGCTTTGATTTTTTTCCTGCTTCCATTGTTCACAGTTTGCTCAACATTTCATCAACAGCTTCACCTTGATATTAAGTTGTCGTATCTGCCACATTTTCCATTTTACTATTGTACATAGCAGGAAGGATGTACCCGTCTTTCCAATGAGATGATAAACTGTGTAATAAGTTCCCCCTCCTGATTCTGACCTCATTCTaaaccagcctccccaccatcaatctcatctacacttcatgctctcCCTTGAGAGCTGCCAACAAGTCAAGGACcactcgcaccctggccatttctccccttccccattaAGCAGAAGTCACAAAAGTTTGAAATTTTGTACGCACCTGACATGTGGGAATTCTTTAAAGGACCACCATATTCCTGTGAGGATGAAAGACGAGGATGTCAAGGTTTGGCAACCTTAGATGACAAGATTCATAAACAGCTCTTTCCCTCGGttctcagactcttgaacagacctctcatgtGCCAAGGATGAATTCCTGATCACACGATCTTCCTTGTTACGGCATTTGCACTATTTTCTCTACACTTTCTccatagctgtaacactatattcagtACTCTATTTTTCCCTCACGCACTACCTTTACCACTCTAACTGTTGTTAATTTtgtggagctatggacttggaccccaagatctctctgtacatggATGCTGTTAAGGATCCTGCTATTAACTGTGTATTTCTCCTTACATTTAACAtactaaaatgcaacaccacgCACTTACCTGGGTTGAACCTGTCATCACCCACATCTATAacggatctatatcctgctgtattcttTGACATCCTTCGATAATGTCCATAACTACCACAATTTCTTGCTCCTTTTATATTCCTCAAGGCCCGATTCTAGCTTCCGAAACATATGTTTTTTTTTGGCTGAATGTGTGAACGTATAACctgtctacgttctccagagatgctgcctgactcgctgagttactccagcactttgtgtctttttttgtaaaccttcaTCTGCAATACCCTGTATCCGTATAATATTTCTTGTCATTCCAAGGTTCCCAAACCTTGACATCCTCATCTTTCATCCTCACAGGAATATGCTGGTCCTTTAAAGAATTCCCACATGTCCCACAAGTACACAGGTGTGTGCTTGCTTTCAAACAGCCTCTCCCAGTCTTCTTagctagatacaaaatgctggagtaactcagtgggacaagcagcatctatggagagaaggaatgggtgacgtttcgggttgagacccttcttcagacctgaaacgttaccgattccttctctccagagatgctgactgtcccgtcgagttaccccagcattttgtgtctactttcgatttaaaccagcatctgcagttctttcctacccccaATCTTCTTCCCCAGTCTAATACCTTACAGAAGTCCTATAGAAACAGCAAAGGGTTCTGCCTTTTCCAGATATAATCCACATTGCTGGACAAGTCCCAGAGTCCTGCAATAAATAACACATAACATCGACAGAAGAGCAAATTGCCCAATATCTTGTTTGTCTTCATAATATCAGAGATATTCCTTTTGTTTTACCCATCCTATTCCCACCTTCTGTGCTGCTGAAAACTATTGAAAACCAAcatattttctctctttcccaattcTGGTGAAGTGTTTCACACCAAAATTGTTCATTTTGATTTTCTTCGCACGGATGCAGAGAGGCTGCCCAACATTTTTGCCATTCACTGattttatcaaaggctttgtAAGTTCAATGATGCACTGATATCTCCATCATTATTCTTAACACCACATTGTGTTTGAACAACAGGAAAACATTGGTAAACAGGAGCACTACCTGGAACTGCAGTACGACGACTTGATGCAGTTATTAGTTCAGCGTTTTGAGGACAGGAGCCAGGGGctagaggaggagaagaagctgaagctggaGAAGTTGTACAATATGCTGATGAGCTGTGGGCACAGCATGGATGGCTACAAGGAACTGATGGAAGCCGCTGACGTGCTCTTCGCGACTGAAGACAAGCAAGCTTTCCTGAAGGTGATCTCACAAGCAAAAATTGTGTCTGAGGTTTCTCTAACCCTCATTAGATATTAATAGATCATCACGCTGGTATTCCTGCGTTCCCAGTACTCATCTTGGATTTTCCTCTGGCAGTCCCATTTTTTCCATTCTCATTCTGCTGTTTTCCCCCTGTATCTCAAAGCTGCTCTGGAATTCCAGCAGTACCTCAATCCTGATTTCCTCCCTACATTGGTTGCCTTTTACTTTTTTTGCTTATAAAGTTTCTATCTGTTTCATTCCATCACCATCTTTTGAGGAAGAGAGTGCCAACAATTTATGACCCTTGGAGAGAAAATGTGCCTCAACGCTGTCTTAAAAGGGCGAGCCCTTATTTTATAACAGTGACTCCTCGTTCTGGATTCTCCCACAAGGGAGATCATCCTCTTCACACTGACCCTGTCAGATCTCTCAGGATCTTGCTGCTTCATTGAGTCATACAATTATATAGCACTGTCCTTGTCAACCAAGTtgcctacatttgacccatatccctccaaaccatgtgcctgtccaaatgtcctttaaacctTGTAATTGTACCATTCACTACCACTTCCTCTAGTAACTCGTTCcacattcccaccaccctctgtttcaaAAGACTGCCACTCTAGTCCCATTTAAGTCTTTctccctcactttaaatctatgtcctttaaTTTTAGACTACccttccctgggaaaaagactaaccATTCACCTTACTTGTGCCCTTGTGATTTTATTTACCTCAAAacggtcacccctcaacctcctttgcTCCATGGGAAAGAAACCTCAATCAACTCTCCTCTTGCTGTTCTCAACTCCACTAAATATAAGCATAACCTGCCTAACTTTTCCTCATTCACTCTGCTCATTCCAGGAATACAGCTAATAAACCTTCTGTGAACTGTATCTCCTAGTTGTCGGTAGACTATAGCATGGACTGGGAGATTAGATCCATAAAGTCACAGGTTTAGACAGCACGGAAATTGACCCttcacccaacttgtccataccaatcaagatgtctatctgagccgaaggtagacacaaaatgctggagtaactcagcgggagaggcagcatctctggagagaaggaatgggtgacgtttcaggtcaagacccttcttcagatccgaaacatcacccattccatctcaccagagatgctgcctgtcccactgagtaactccagcattttgtgtttacttttgatttaaaccagcatctgcggttctttcctactcCCAATCTTGTTCCTCAGTCTAATACCTTACAGAAGTGATATAGAAACAGGGTAGAGTTCTGTCTTCACCAGATATAATCCACATTACTGGACAAGTCCCAGAGTCCTGCAATAAATAACACATAACACCGACAAAAGAGCAAATTGCCACATTATCTTGTTTGTCTTCATaatatcagagatattccctttgttttaTCCATCCTGCTCCAACCTTGTCTGCTGCTGAAAACTATTGAAAAACAACTTATTTTCTCTATCTGAGCCATTTGCtttcccatatcactctaaacctttcctaagattaatgggggaaaaaataaatatatatatatatttatagattTTGAAGTATACCACATTGAGAAGATAATTTAACTTTTTTTGGTAAAGGTTACACATTCTGTGATGAATAATATATCTAATTTCCATTTAATAACAACAGGACGGACAAACAATACTGACCAGGTAACATTGGAATGGATCGCTGTATTTGTGTCAGCGTAGAATGCTGCACTGTTTTTGTGTTAACACTGGAACCAAACCAGAAAATGTGAGAAACATTCAGCAGATgcggaaagagaaatagttaacgTTTCATGTAAgactcttcaacctgaaacaataACTGTGTCTCGTTCCACTGATGCTGTCCAACCAGCTGATTGTTTCTAGGTACGTGTTTGTATTTTTAATGCAGACTTCATATATCTGCAGATTTTTGGTTTTGCTTAACTTAAGACCTATCAACATCAACATACTGAATCTGTGTGAACACTGGAATGCCTCACTGTAGCTGTGTTAAACAGGTTTAATGCCCCATTGTAGTTGGGCTAAAGCATTTAATGGGTCATCATAACAGTGTttgtgtgatttagtttagtttatagatacagcatggaaacaggcccttcggcccatccggtccgcgccgaccagcgatccccgcatattaacactattattaacactatcctacacacactcgggacaatttttacatttaccaagccaattaacctaaatacctatacatctatggagtgtgggaggaaaccaaagatctcggagaaaactcacacaagtcacgcggagaacgtacaaactccgtatagacaagcacccgcagtcggggtcGAAAACCAGGtctccgctgtaaggcagcaactctaccattgcgccaccgtgtatTAGCACTGTGTATTAATATGTATTAACACTGGAAATGCTCACTGTATGTGTGTGAACAGTGAAATGGCCCTGTATGGAAGCTGTTGGAATTTATGCTCCTAACATTACTGCACCTTTAAAAGCTCGCAGAATTAGAGAAAAATACTAATTCTTACCCTGCCtttatcttgagcaaaaacaaagtcttgtattgctcaagattccagcatctgcatttctttgtgccTCCCTCTTGCCTGTAGCTTGTTGCTGCTCACCCTCCTCACCAAAGCCTGGTGTTCACCAAAGCCTGCGCTTTAACCTGTCAGCAGCAATTTCTACTCAAAGTAGCCCTTTCCAAAGTGCAGGTGACAGTCCTGTCACCCGAGGCAGATCTCATCTTTAAATCCCACTCATCCCACCTCCCCTGTCCCCAAAATATCATGACCCAACATATCACTGCTTCTTCTACAATCCACAGGCTGGAGGAGTTTCTCCAAGAAGACTTGAACCCAGAGCTTCCGACCCAACATGAATTTGAGAATTTTCCAACAGATATGGCTGAGGTGCAACGTTTAATAGACTCGATCTGCAGCATCCCAGGTATGTGAGCAatgcacatatgcacacacgcacTCTTCCCATATGCTCACACTTGCACACGTACAGATctcctacacacatacacacctacTGCTCATGTGCACACACCTACCACTCAcacacctcccacacacacacactcccacacacagacAAGCAGCCCTCGTGCACACAAacacccatcccacacacacttacaacctcatacacatgcacacctaccacacaaacacacacctcccacagacacacacacaaacattcactgaactgaagatagacgcaaagtgctggagtaactcagcgggtcaggcaggatctgtggaggcaaatggatggttgatgctttgggtggagaccctgcatcaggactgaaagaTTAGATGTGAGGCcacagtataaagaggtgagaaggagcggtgaggcagaggttgactGGAGATAGGTGGAAAGATGGCGCCAGGTGGTGGAAAGGGAGGGTGGAAACGGAGGCAGGTGC
This genomic window from Rhinoraja longicauda isolate Sanriku21f chromosome 33, sRhiLon1.1, whole genome shotgun sequence contains:
- the fsd2 gene encoding fibronectin type III and SPRY domain-containing protein 2 translates to MKTMKNQETPHEPDGLEPAIESPKEQGTGKEPSPSHGAEEGGGTEVAEPEGFRFYHMDLYEPRECLEIFADKQSTSKVAALQDTAQGVLHIEEQLVAEGLPVDLLSHDIYREDPGCLPFPEAESGTSQNLMEFTNILPLQKQFDPFQQIVDYSESASQCSEGLFSPISERSIFEESETEGTAAKFGDDVAESIRDLGSPRNNASKETELEPDDQETAQDTTPDVYCQSCDIPIPAFEKLFGFHKHHSVILLAEAAVVAKLECQNNLKKLEQQLIQMETFSNHLQEIFVTVEENIGKQEHYLELQYDDLMQLLVQRFEDRSQGLEEEKKLKLEKLYNMLMSCGHSMDGYKELMEAADVLFATEDKQAFLKDGQTILTRLEEFLQEDLNPELPTQHEFENFPTDMAEVQRLIDSICSIPVPSAPSMCPQSPDTATSTSVKVRWSLSADDTVEHYQLYYRKLGDNTQDEGAADASLRVKEMFCTVRNLQTGSMYQFWVTATNSAGTSDGSDRAVYTTVPAAPRISSRAVAVCQSAVFMEWEAGSSRPPQSYTLEFCQVCSGCDWTESLTESVTGITSCKALIELEPSENYIFYLRAVNGGGSSERSAAVTVRTTGTQLYLMEQTAHLSLSILQDGLTIVYDEESQLTDTPTIHERFTSSASVMAQLVLVRGRHYWEVEVAEDMEYRVGIACTDTPRDAHFGSNISSWCMRHILTSSRSKFEFLHKGLTPDLRITVTPTRIGILLDYDAGKLSFFNVDICQLLFTFSQQFLNLVNPCFALESYGVLKVCHNIPFPEFTKLL